The following proteins are co-located in the Spea bombifrons isolate aSpeBom1 chromosome 3, aSpeBom1.2.pri, whole genome shotgun sequence genome:
- the LOC128483104 gene encoding fetuin-B-like: MKGIILLLVCIQVFCCRAAPPQSQEPPLTPIPCTDPGAEAAADLSLRQLNANRREGFVFGLKRISSALEQYEEESGSVYYLTLDVLETECHVLSRQEWKDCEPKPLHEAVFGQCKVIFHINKPQRIAHLYSYDCTLRPVSRPLACRGCHMSRPLNSTRFQDIVKRALAIFNNDSNYEQLFILGNITKGTEQVIAGRLFKVEFTIHESSCNKSIPIEEEPCQPLDSETAHTGYCKSRAIAHWSSPNDPTVKVSCNVFESDVVDPGNQKEQPDSPEKPQNGKKDENPGRGHGRGRGHSHSHHKHSHKHGHKSGHKHGHKHGHKHDHDHSESHEHDSQVHSAKTVGKITYLSADEESTTTPRIQEKARKPSDGAKPNLPDRSNSRRGERPQPPPFVHDGHGRRSGFGGPPRPFIRPFPENASTSDQCPGPVKNNVPEDAPNVVTTQMPTPIPK; this comes from the exons ATGAaaggtattattttattgttagtgTGCATTCAGGTGTTCTGCTGTAGAGCAGCGCCTCCTCAGTCCCAGGAGCCTCCGCTGACCCCCATTCCTTGCACTGATCCTGGAGCAGAAGCTGCTGCCGATTTGTCTTTGCGCCAGCTAAATGCAAACCGCAGAGAGGGCTTCGTGTTTGGGCTGAAGCGCATTTCCAGCGCCCTGGAACAATATGAG GAAGAGAGCGGCTCTGTGTATTACCTGACATTGGATGTGTTGGAAACAGAATGCCATGTCCTGAGCAGACAGGAATGGAAAGACTGCGAACCCAAACCACTCCATGAAGCT GTGTTTGGACAGTGCAAAGTAATATTTCACATTAACAAACCACAGAGAATCGCTCATCTATACAGCTATGACTGCACTTTGAGACCAG ttaGTCGACCCTTAGCCTGTCGTGGCTGTCATATGTCACGACCACTGAACAGCACTCGATTTCAGGATATAGTAAAGCGTGCCCTCGCTATATTTAACAATGACAGCAACTACGAACAGCTGTTCATACTTGGAAACATAACAAAAGGCACAGAACAG GTGATTGCGGGACGCTTATTCAAAGTAGAATTTACAATCCATGAATCCTCCTGTAACAAATCTATACCAATTGAAGAAGAACCCTGCCAGCCCCTGGACTCTGAAACTGCA catACAGGTTACTGCAAGAGCCGGGCAATAGCACATTGGAGCAGTCCCAATGATCCAACTGTGAAAGTATCCTGCAATGTATTTGAGTCAGAT gttGTTGATCCCGGCAATCAGAAAGAACAACCAGATAGTCCAGAGAAACCTCAAAATGGAAAGAAAGATGAAAACCCAGGGCGTGGGCATGGGCGTGGGCGTggacactcacactctcatcaCAAGCACAGCCATAAGCATGGCCACAAGAGTGGTCACAAACACGGTCATAAGCATGGACACAAACATGATCATGATCACAGTGAAAGTCATGAACATGACTCTCAAGTACACTCTGCTAAAACCGTTGGCAAAATCACATATCTTTCAGCCGACGAAGAGTCCACGACTACACCTAGAATCCAAGAGAAAGCCAGAAAACCTTCTGATGGTGCTAAACCTAACTTGCCAGACAGGTCAAACTCCCGCAGAGGAGAAAGGCCACAACCACCTCCTTTCGTTCATGATGGACATGGTCGTAGATCAGGATTTGGTGGACCACCTAGACCATTTATTCGCCCTTTCCCTGAAAATGCTTCCACATCAGACCAGTGCCCAGGACCAGTGAAGAATAATGTCCCAGAAGATGCCCCAAATGTTGTAACCACACAAATGCCAACACcaattccaaaataa